A DNA window from Molothrus ater isolate BHLD 08-10-18 breed brown headed cowbird chromosome 2, BPBGC_Mater_1.1, whole genome shotgun sequence contains the following coding sequences:
- the CRLF2 gene encoding cytokine receptor-like factor 2: MITHLFTVIPTMRLIFQAYSMIFILGNTVASQSQSSGGEDAINTTIINFNNEKMQITWATRELFPNENVSFFYTFGEGKNKALKPCTTYLLDQDYNSGCLFKTEGPTLTISIRNSNGSDELFLKNLKADFYIKPNPPENVTFFWKEDTVTVSCNKPEKNAWCLRFELQYKSKFDNDWQSRTSKCCSIGEQGFDPRKCYSFRVRLRRLVPHCNVVKYSSDWAAETFWMNGTLLDSCDDDITPQSKTVIILSCSLGVLLMMLILLILLCKWQRVQMSVLPAIPDPKYPLADLFNDHNGNLQEWLDKNDHVVLQTKLEYEEPESITEAESQQEDGKNSDKQGPLEKIFTFSGAAENNDDKAAEIACLIPAPNTTAPFAGFHIIMNDDMYVML; the protein is encoded by the exons GTGGGGAAGATGCCATCAACACCACAATAATCAACTTCAATAACGAGAAGATGCAGATCACATGGGCAACAAGAGAGCTTTTTCCCAATGAGAATGTGTCATTTTTTTACAC ATTTGGTGAAGGGAAGAACAAAGCTTTGAAGCCATGTACCACCTATTTATTGGATCAAGATTATAATTCTGGATGTCTTTTTAAGACAGAAGGACCTACCCTCACCATTTCTATCAGGAACAGCAATGGAAGTGAtgagctttttttaaaaaatctaaaagctGATTTTTACA tAAAGCCCAATCCACCAGAAAATGTGACCTTCTTCTGGAAAGAGGACACTGTTACTGTAAGCTGTAATAAACCTGAGAAAAATGCATGGTGCTTGAGATTTGAGCTTCAGTACAAAAGCAAGTTTGACAATGATTGGCAA TCCAGAACTTCTAAGTGCTGCAGTATTGGAGAGCAAGGCTTCGATCCAAGGAAGTGCTACTCTTTCCGGGTCAGACTGAGGAGACTGGTACCACACTGCAACGTGGTTAAATACAGCAGTGACTGGGCGGCTGAAACATTTTGGATGAATGGCACGTTATTAG ATTCATGTGATGATGATATAACTCCTCAGTCAAAGACAGTAATTATTTTAAGTTGTTCGCTGGGAGTACTCTTAATGATGCTTATCCTCCTGATTCTTCTGTGTAAGTGGCAGAG gGTTCAGATGTCAGTCCTGCCTGCTATACCAGACCCAAAATACCCATTAGCTGATCTCTTCAATGATCATAATGGAAACTTACAG gAGTGGCTAGACAAAAATGATCATGTGGTGTTGCAAACCAAGCTGGAATATGAAGAACCAGAGTCCATCACTGAGGCAGAAAGCCAGCAAGAAGATGGGAAGAACAGTGACAAACAGGGGCCTTTGGAAAAAATCTTCACTTtttcaggagcagctgaaaataACGATGACAAAGCAGCTGAGATTGCCTGCCTGATACCAGCACCCAACACTACAGCTCCTTTTGCTGGCTTCCATATTATAATGAATGATGACATGTATGTGATGTTATAA